TATTTCTGTTGAAAAACTATACCAAACAATATCTAACATTAAGAGAGATGAGGCAATAAATTACTGGGTAGACAGGTATGAAAAACTTCCCATTAAAGAAAAATCAGAAGTTGACGTTACGGGAAGTGACATTATGGACTGGTTTAATAAGAGTGGTGGACCTTGGTTAAAAGAAACATTAACCAAGATTGAAAATGCCATTTTAGAAGAAATTGTGCCCAATGATAAACAGGAGATTAAGGAGTGGCTAATGAAGTGCAGTCAGAAATAAGAAAAGAATTACTAGATGCCTTTACGAATGCAGGGGAAGATTTTTTGTCTGGTCAACAGTTAGCTGAATTAATTGGCTGCTCTAGAACTGCTGTATGGAAACATATTGAGGAGTTAAGAAAAGAAGGATTCGAATTGGAAGCTGTTAGAAAGAAAGGCTATCGAATTATTAAAACACCTGAAAAAATTACAGCTGATGAAATAAGATTGGGTTTAACCACAGAATTCATTGGCCGGAACATCCATTATGAAGAGAGTGTTGAGTCAACTCAAAAGATTGCTCATCGCTTGGCTGCAGATGATTTACCGGAAGGAACAGTAATTATTGCGGAAGAACAAAAAGCGGGGAAAGGGCGAATGAATAGAAAATGGCATTCCCCTAAATATACTGGTGTGTGGATGAGTCTCATTCTTCGACCTAATATTCCACTGACAAAAGCTCCACAATTAACGCTCTTAACGGCAGTTGCCGTAGTTCAGGCTATTGAAGAAATGACGGGACTTAATCCGGAAATTAAATGGCCAAATGATATCCTTCTAAATGGAAAAAAAATTACGGGAATATTAACTGAATTGCAGGCTGAAGCAGACAGAATTCATTCCATCATTATTGGTATTGGCATAAATGTGAATCAAAAGATGGAAGACTTTCCAGAAGACTTACGAGAAACTGCCAGTTCTCTTTTTATTCAGGAAGGGGAAATCGTTTCTAGAGCAGGCTTGATTAGAAGCTTCTTTAAACACTTCGAAAAACTTTACCTTCTCTACTTAGATCAGGGATTTTTTCCTATTAAGGTACTATGGGAGAGTTATGCCGTTAGTATTGGAAGGATCCTTAGGGCACGAACGTTAACCACAACTATTGAGGGAAGAGCTCTTGGGATAACAGATGAAGGGGTATTAAAATTGGAGGACGAGACAGGTATCGTCCACCACATTTATTCTGCAGATATTGAACTATAATGGCTGCAAGATAATACTTGCGCTAATTTTAGTCTTTTTGTATGATAAATTTATTGGGCAGTATCCATGTGAACTGCACCGAGAATGTCTTTTGACTAACAATTAAAAAGGTTTCTGCCTAGATCCGTGTAACGGACCGGGACAGAGGGATGGAACATTAAAAGAGTAACGGGATCCTCTGCCTTCAGAAGGGTCTTTTTATTTGCTCTTCAAACTCGTTTTATCGCCTCTCCCATACTTAAAAGGAGGGAATTAGGATGAAGCAAACAACAGATTTCTTAAAAATGAAGGAAAACCATGAGAAGATTGTCATGCTTACCGCTTATGATTATCCATCTGCTAAACAAGCGGAACAAGGGGGAGTAGATGTTATTTTAGTCGGCGATTCTCTAGGAATGGTTGTACTAGGTTATGATTCTACGATTCCGGTGACGATTGAAGACATGATCCATCATACGAAAGCTGTGAAAAGAGGAGCTAAAGACACATTTATCGTGACAGATATGCCGTTTTTAACCTATCATTTATCTGTAAAAGATACTTTGCTGAATGCTGGAAGACTTATGCAAGAAGCAGGTGCACATGCCGTTAAGCTTGAAGGGGCAGATGAGGTGATAGAAAAAATTTCTGTACTAACACGAGCAGGTATACCGGTTTGTGGACATTTAGGCCTTACACCGCAATCGGTTGGT
The window above is part of the Bacillus sp. SORGH_AS_0510 genome. Proteins encoded here:
- a CDS encoding biotin--[acetyl-CoA-carboxylase] ligase — protein: MQSEIRKELLDAFTNAGEDFLSGQQLAELIGCSRTAVWKHIEELRKEGFELEAVRKKGYRIIKTPEKITADEIRLGLTTEFIGRNIHYEESVESTQKIAHRLAADDLPEGTVIIAEEQKAGKGRMNRKWHSPKYTGVWMSLILRPNIPLTKAPQLTLLTAVAVVQAIEEMTGLNPEIKWPNDILLNGKKITGILTELQAEADRIHSIIIGIGINVNQKMEDFPEDLRETASSLFIQEGEIVSRAGLIRSFFKHFEKLYLLYLDQGFFPIKVLWESYAVSIGRILRARTLTTTIEGRALGITDEGVLKLEDETGIVHHIYSADIEL
- the panB gene encoding 3-methyl-2-oxobutanoate hydroxymethyltransferase — its product is MKQTTDFLKMKENHEKIVMLTAYDYPSAKQAEQGGVDVILVGDSLGMVVLGYDSTIPVTIEDMIHHTKAVKRGAKDTFIVTDMPFLTYHLSVKDTLLNAGRLMQEAGAHAVKLEGADEVIEKISVLTRAGIPVCGHLGLTPQSVGVLGGYKVQGKDAQAARKLIEDAKKVEEAGAFALVLECVPKQIAEEVSKSITIPVIGIGAGMNVDGQVLVYHDILGYGVDRVPKFVKQYHSVNPFIIESIQAYVSDVKNIQFPEDKHSFTMKEHELKVLYGGKE